A stretch of the Papaver somniferum cultivar HN1 chromosome 6, ASM357369v1, whole genome shotgun sequence genome encodes the following:
- the LOC113285942 gene encoding uncharacterized protein LOC113285942 — protein MENSKSQRFSTLLVPVILSYSIIVSATDDLSIDVAQPTTLKLSSGLPLEKSPGTKPSMAVVGERVNISGVSRLKNLKKYANTVKVKVIVVDSSRPNAIEVCFHSNTSLGVGMCNRSHWEKLVKGLWIRSMSPYDNKLLDIRMPGKSLANVEVSVEEEFFLYRIIFLVLGLILLTLAPALSQSLTFYYGGAMTMGIILVVLMVLFQGMRLLPSGRKSSFAIFVYSCLVGMGSMLLGYLPGVLKSVLVEIGVSEDMYNPLVTVLLVCLLLAGAWLGFWVVRKLVLTEEGSIDSSVAVFVAWAIRLVSAVMISQSSMDYLLAAEAFISWMLITFILGRIDMFRSLRRMIKHLFRTAKSNHKRSQIQDYSASEDYHEKSEDHTSRRRRASSNLSPSSPAAVNETRVTKTPQSSQLSDSGTYFSTFHRVPDRKKFSKEEYERFTKDSTKKALESLVASPDFCEWAVANAERITLTPTKDQAGSSERRPRWLGLF, from the exons ATGGAAAATTCAAAATCTCAGCGATTTTCAACTCTTCTTGTCCCTGTAATTCTTTCGTACTCTATCATTGTCTCTGCCACCGATGATCTCTCAATTG ATGTTGCTCAACCCACTACATTGAAGCTGTCATCTGGCTTGCCTTTGGAAAAGTCTCCGGGTACAAAGCCTAGTATGGCCGTGGTTGGCGAGAGAGTTAATATTAGTGGTGTATCAAGGCTTAAAAATCTGAAAAAGTATGCTAATACAGTAAAAGTGAAAGTGATAGTCGTGGATAGCTCTCGTCCAAATGCTATCGAAGTCTGTTTTCATAG taATACATCTCTAGGAGTAGGCATGTGCAATCGTAGTCACTGGGAGAAGCTTGTAAAGGGTCTATGGATTAGATCCATGTCACCTTATGATAACAAACTCTTAGATATACGGATGCCTGGAAAATCCCTTGCAAATGTTGAGGTGTCAGTGGAAGAAG AGTTCTTTCTGTATCGTATTATATTTCTGGTGCTGGGTTTAATCTTGCTGACACTAGCACCAGCTCTGAGCCAATCTCTTACTTTTTACTATGGCGGGGCAATGACTATGGGCATCATCCTTGTCGTATTAATGGTCCTTTTTCAG GGGATGAGGCTGCTTCCGAGTGGTCGAAAGAGTTCGTTCGCAATATTTGTATACTCATGTCTG GTAGGAATGGGATCTATGCTTCTTGGTTACTTACCTGGGGTATTAAAGTCGGTGCTTGTGGAGATTGGGGTCAGCGAAGATATGTACAATCCT TTGGTGACGGTCCTGTTGGTTTGTCTTCTGCTTGCTGGAGCTTGGTTGGGTTTTTGGGTGGTCCGTAAACTTGTTCTAACAGAAGAAGGATCCATTGATTCAAGTGTAGCTGTTTTCGTTGCTTGGGCAATTCGCCTTGTATCAGCTGTCATGATTAGTCAG AGTTCAATGGATTACTTACTGGCTGCAGAGGCCTTTATCTCTTGGATGTTAATTACATTCATACTTGGGAGGATTGACATGTTCAGATCCTTGCGGCGCATGATTAA GCATCTGTTTAGAACAGCCAAGAGCAACCACAAAAGATCCCAGATTCAGGATTATTCAGCTTCTGAAGATTATCACGAGAAATCAGAAGATCATACATCACGCAGGCGTCGAGCTTCATCGAATCTCTCCCCCAGTTCCCCAGCTGCAG TTAACGAGACACGTGTTACCAAGACACCGCAGTCTTCTCAGCTATCAGACTCAGGAACGTATTTCTCAACCTTCCATAGAGTACCTGACAGGAAAAAGTtctcaaaggaagaatatgaaaggTTCACTAAAGATTCCACGAAAAAAGCTTTGGAAAGTTTAGTAGCTTCCCCTGATTTCTGCGAATGGGCTGTAGCTAATGCTGAGCGAATCACCCTGACTCCCACCAAAGACCAAGCTGGTAGTTCAGAGCGGCGTCCAAGGTGGCTAGGATTGTTTTAA